One Nicotiana sylvestris chromosome 12, ASM39365v2, whole genome shotgun sequence genomic window carries:
- the LOC138883428 gene encoding uncharacterized protein — protein sequence MLQEEKYRADNIVKQALAAWGDSSSESGEENDHAQSDDDEDNDDNETYHSLINDKDSLTMELREAEQSRDDLVVVVVDLKETIENLKKEKDALDKKIANIDERDDLMVVVVDLKETIECVRKENEVLTERVANIEHKRDLSGGSGPKGNNWGT from the exons ATGCTTCAAGAGGAAAAATATCGCGCTGACAATATTGTGaagcaagctcttgctgcatggggagacTCATCTAGTGAATCTGGAGAAGAAAATGATCATG CTcagtctgatgatgatgaagataaCGATGATAATGAG ACTTATCACAGTCTTATAAATGATAAAGATTCCTTAACTATGGAATTAAGAGAAGCAGAACAGTCTAGAGATGACTTAGTAGTCGTTGTGGTTGATTTAAAGGAAACAATTGAGAACCTAAAGAAAGAGAAggatgccttagataaaaaaattgCAAATATAGATGAAAGAGATGATCTAATGGTTGTTGTGGTAGACCTAAAAGAGACCATTGAGTGTGTAAGAAAGGAAAATGAAGTTTTGACTGAGAGAGTTGCTAACATTGAGCATAAGAGAGACCTTAGTGGTGGCAGTGGACCTAAAGGAAACAATTGGGGAACTTAA
- the LOC104218347 gene encoding protein MIZU-KUSSEI 1, whose translation MRQYESTLPRTSSCNSSNKLIIPSNYQKSNSIFNDPFEDNNFSYSPIIHKSRAGGVNFNFLKSFLRIISFPSILPTCMWLNLSPNLSVIPISLGRKFTGTLFGHRRGHVSFAIQNNPTSEPILLIEFAISTSALVKDMSSGLVRIALECEKAPRGSRHVRLFQEPRWTMYCNGRKCGYALSRACTDSDWHVLRTVQNVSVGAGVIPVVDDGRKCSESEGELLYMRAKFERVVGNRDSEAFYMMNLDGNGGPELSIFLLRT comes from the coding sequence ATGAGACAATATGAATCTACCCTTCCAAGAACAAGCAGCTGCAATAGCTCAAACAAGTTGATCATTCCATCCAATTACCAAAAATCAAATTCTATTTTTAACGATCCCTTTGAGGATAATAATTTCTCATATTCACCTATTATTCACAAAAGCCGTGCAGGGGGAGTCAACTTTAATTTTCTCAAGTCTTTTCTAAGAATTATCTCATTCCCCTCAATACTTCCTACGTGCATGTGGCTTAATCTCTCGCCCAATCTCTCTGTTATACCGATCTCCCTCGGCCGGAAATTCACCGGAACTTTATTCGGTCATCGGAGAGGCCACGTCAGCTTCGCCATTCAAAATAATCCCACGTCAGAACCGATTCTTTTGATTGAATTTGCCATCTCTACGTCTGCTTTAGTCAAAGACATGTCATCGGGCCTTGTTCGAATCGCGCTGGAGTGCGAGAAAGCTCCACGTGGCAGCCGGCACGTGAGGCTCTTCCAAGAACCTAGGTGGACTATGTATTGCAACGGCAGGAAGTGTGGCTACGCGCTTTCACGCGCGTGTACGGACTCCGACTGGCACGTGTTGCGTACCGTGCAGAACGTGTCGGTCGGAGCCGGAGTGATTCCGGTGGTGGACGATGGCCGGAAGTGCAGTGAGTCGGAAGGTGAGTTGTTGTATATGAGAGCTAAGTTTGAACGAGTCGTAGGGAATCGTGACTCGGAAGCTTTTTATATGATGAATCTTGATGGGAATGGAGGACCTGAGCTTAGTATATTTCTTCTTAGGACATGA